In Gordonia iterans, the following proteins share a genomic window:
- a CDS encoding CbtB domain-containing protein, translating into MTASAHSAGAGAQRPRTLAVPHLETASTALFLTATVLVAALAYYFLGYDQGAVSLFGEDTHVHEFIHDSRHFLGFPCH; encoded by the coding sequence ATGACCGCATCCGCGCATTCGGCCGGCGCCGGCGCACAGCGCCCCCGCACCCTGGCCGTACCTCATCTCGAGACCGCCTCCACGGCGCTCTTCCTGACCGCGACCGTGCTGGTCGCGGCCCTCGCGTACTACTTCCTCGGGTACGACCAGGGTGCGGTCTCGCTCTTCGGCGAGGACACCCACGTCCACGAGTTCATCCACGACTCGCGGCACTTCCTCGGCTTCCCCTGCCACTGA
- a CDS encoding CbtA family protein, which translates to MERKFVGAGLLSGLIAGIVAFVYARIFVEPQVAKAIDYEEYREHAEEDMHAAMGHAHEHGGHEHGELFSRSVQENIGAGTGTVVFALCIGAFFAVAFTLLWAYVGRRFAGADPRSVAGLLGVIGFVAVIGVPFFVYPPNPPAVGEEDTIGSRSASYLTLTIVSLVVAALAIWIALALWDRLGGLVSGVVASVGYLVVMTVTAALLPSFQEVPGPVEHDGVIYGAGFPGQVVADFRVYAIANQVILWTVLVTAFCLILGVMMKRDADTAERRSDAAAV; encoded by the coding sequence ATGGAACGCAAGTTTGTCGGCGCCGGTCTGCTGTCCGGACTGATCGCCGGAATCGTCGCCTTCGTCTACGCCCGGATCTTCGTCGAGCCGCAGGTCGCCAAGGCGATCGACTACGAGGAGTACCGCGAGCACGCCGAGGAGGACATGCACGCCGCAATGGGCCACGCCCACGAGCACGGCGGGCACGAGCACGGCGAGCTGTTCAGCCGCTCGGTGCAGGAGAACATCGGCGCGGGCACCGGCACCGTGGTCTTCGCCCTGTGCATCGGCGCCTTCTTCGCCGTCGCCTTCACCCTGCTGTGGGCCTACGTCGGACGTCGTTTCGCCGGCGCCGACCCCCGATCGGTGGCCGGACTGCTCGGCGTGATCGGCTTCGTCGCCGTGATCGGCGTGCCGTTCTTCGTCTACCCGCCGAACCCGCCCGCCGTCGGCGAGGAAGACACCATCGGGTCGCGGTCGGCGTCGTACCTGACCCTGACGATCGTCTCGCTGGTGGTCGCGGCGCTCGCGATCTGGATCGCGCTGGCGCTCTGGGACAGGCTCGGCGGACTGGTGTCGGGCGTCGTGGCCTCCGTCGGCTACCTGGTGGTCATGACGGTCACCGCCGCCCTGCTGCCGAGCTTCCAGGAGGTGCCCGGGCCGGTGGAGCACGACGGCGTGATCTACGGCGCCGGCTTCCCGGGGCAGGTGGTCGCCGACTTCCGCGTCTACGCGATCGCGAACCAGGTGATCCTGTGGACCGTGCTGGTGACCGCCTTCTGTCTGATCCTGGGCGTGATGATGAAGCGCGACGCGGACACCGCAGAGCGCCGGAGCGACGCGGCGGCCGTCTGA
- a CDS encoding histidine phosphatase family protein: MFLIVAGRTAPNRAVCFGGELRPLDARGIADVAALRTAVPSEGAGVRAGPEASVRQTAGVLGPSFDVDPALATLDVGAWRGLRPDEIRGPDLGLWFADPDATPHGGESIRAFVSRIRRHVGAIGADGRVSGDVGLVVAKPVAQALLCDGPDRFFRADVRPGSMVGSENWRN; encoded by the coding sequence GTGTTCCTGATCGTCGCCGGGCGCACCGCCCCCAACCGGGCGGTGTGCTTCGGCGGGGAGCTTCGACCGCTCGACGCACGCGGCATCGCGGACGTGGCGGCGCTGCGCACCGCGGTGCCCTCGGAGGGGGCCGGTGTTCGCGCCGGTCCGGAAGCGTCCGTGCGGCAGACCGCCGGGGTGCTGGGGCCGTCGTTCGACGTCGACCCGGCACTGGCGACGCTGGACGTCGGGGCGTGGCGCGGACTGCGGCCGGACGAGATCCGGGGCCCAGACCTCGGACTCTGGTTCGCCGACCCCGACGCGACGCCGCACGGCGGGGAGTCGATCCGCGCCTTCGTGTCCCGGATCCGGCGCCACGTCGGTGCGATCGGCGCTGACGGCCGCGTCTCCGGCGACGTGGGCCTCGTCGTGGCCAAACCGGTCGCGCAGGCGTTGCTGTGCGACGGTCCGGACCGATTCTTCCGTGCGGACGTCCGCCCGGGCTCGATGGTCGGCTCCGAGAACTGGAGGAACTGA